The following are encoded together in the Ovis canadensis isolate MfBH-ARS-UI-01 breed Bighorn chromosome 2, ARS-UI_OviCan_v2, whole genome shotgun sequence genome:
- the CYP27C1 gene encoding cytochrome P450 27C1 isoform X1, with the protein MALLERILKARPSPAAARGGLLGGWDAGQPRLAGSGLPARARAEDKGAGRPGPSQAGGRAEGPRSLAAMPGPRTLANLVEFFGKDGFSRIHEIQQKHTREYGKIFKSHFGPQFVVSVADRELVAQVLRTEGASPQRANMGSWQEYRDLRGRSTGLISAEGEQWLKMRSVLRQRILKPKDVAIFAGEINQVIADLIERIYFLKSQAEDGDTVTNINDLFFKYSMEGVATILYESRLGCLGNSIPQLTADYIEALALMFCTFKTSMYAGAIPRWLRLLIPKPWQEFCRSWDGLFKFSCRTASSSVPRAIQEGLSVVHVKHSAVYMSIPGSLTVLSSRLALVALPHCEIHVDNKLSDIRCQMERGERVRGGLLTYLFLSQELTLEEIYANMTEMLLAGVDTTSFTLSWAVYLLARHPEVQQALYREIVRNLGERHVPTAADVPKVPLVRALLKETLRLFPVLPGNGRVTQEDLIVGGYLIPRGTQLALCHYATSYEDANFPRAKEFRPERWLRQGSLRRVDNFGSIPFGYGARSCIGRRIAELEIHLLVIQLLQHFEIKTSPWTKTVHAKTHGLLMPGEPIHVRFVNRK; encoded by the exons ATGGCTCTGCTGGAGCGGATCCTGAAAGCCCGTCCGAGCCCGGCGGCCGCGCGGGGCGGGCTTCTGGGCGGCTGGGACGCTGGGCAGCCCCGGCTGGCCGGCTCCGGGCTGCCGGCGCGGGCGCGCGCCGAGGACAAAGGAGCGGGGCGGCCAGGGCCGTCGCAGGCCGGGGGCCGGGCAGAGGGGCCCCGGAGCCTCGCCGCCATGCCGGGGCCCCGGACGCTCGCCAACCTGGTGGAGTTCTTCGGGAAGGACGGCTTCAGCCGCATCCACGAGATCCAG CAGAAGCACACACGGGAATATGGAAAAATCTTCAAGTCTCACTTTGGTCCTCAGTTTGTAGTATCTGTTGCAGACCGAGAGCTGGTGGCTCAGGTGCTCCGCACGGAGGGGGCTTCGCCCCAGAGAGCCAACATGGGGTCCTGGCAGGAGTACCGAGACCTGCGGGGCAGATCCACTGGCCTTATCTCTGC GGAGGGTGAACAGTGGCTCAAGATGAGAAGTGTGTTGAGACAAAGAATTCTGAAACCGAAAGATGTGGCCATTTTTGCAGGAGAAATCAACCAAGTTATTGCTGATTTAATTGAAAGAATCTACTTCCTCAAGAGCCAGGCGGAAGATGGAGATACAGTGACCAACATCAATGACCTTTTCTTCAAATACTCAATggaag GCGTGGCCACCATTCTTTATGAGAGTCGCCTGGGCTGCCTGGGGAACAGCATCCCGCAGTTGACCGCGGACTACATCGAGGCCCTGGCGCTCATGTTCTGCACGTTCAAGACCTCCATGTATGCCGGCGCCATCCCTAGGTGGCTCCGCCTGCTCATCCCCAAACCCTGGCAGGAATTCTGCAGGTCCTGGGATGGACTCTTCAAATTCA GCTGCCGCACGGCCTCGAGCAGCGTTCCACGTGCTATACAAGAAGGCTTGTCGGTTGTCCATGTTAAACACAGCgctgtgtacatgtccatccccggCTCCCTAACTGTCCTATCCTCCCGTCTTGCCCTAGTCGCCCTCCCCCACT GCGAAATTCATGTTGACAACAAGCTGAGCGACATACGGTGCCAGATGGAAAGAGGGGAGAGAGTGAGAGGAGGGCTGCTCACCTACCTCTTCCTCAGCCAGGAACTGACCCTGGAGGAAATCTATGCCAACATGACTGAGATGCTGCTGGCCGGTGTAGACACG ACATCATTCACCTTGTCCTGGGCAGTGTATCTCCTCGCAAGGCACCCAGAAGTGCAGCAGGCCCTGTACCGGGAGATCGTGAGGAATCTGGGGGAAAGGCACGTCCCCACGGCCGCAGACGTCCCCAAAGTCCCGCTGGTCCGAGCTCTGCTTAAGGAAACCTTGAG GCTGTTTCCAGTGCTGCCAGGGAACGGCCGGGTCACCCAAGAGGACCTGATTGTTGGCGGGTATCTGATTCCCAGAGGC ACCCAGCTGGCCCTCTGCCACTATGCCACATCCTATGAGGACGCAAACTTCCCTCGGGCCAAGGAGTTCCGGCCTGAGCGCTGGCTGCGGCAAGGAAGCCTGCGCAGGGTTGACAACTTCGGGTCCATCCCCTTCGGCTATGGGGCTCGAAGCTGCATCGGGCGGAGGATTGCAGAGCTAGAGATCCACCTGCTCGTGATCCAG ctGCTTCAACATTTTGAGATCAAAACGTCTCCTTGGACTAAAACTGTTCATGCAAAAACCCATGGGCTGCTGATGCCAGGGGAGCCCATCCACGTGCGTTTTGTTAACCGAAAATGA
- the CYP27C1 gene encoding cytochrome P450 27C1 isoform X7, which yields MGSWQEYRDLRGRSTGLISAEGEQWLKMRSVLRQRILKPKDVAIFAGEINQVIADLIERIYFLKSQAEDGDTVTNINDLFFKYSMEGVATILYESRLGCLGNSIPQLTADYIEALALMFCTFKTSMYAGAIPRWLRLLIPKPWQEFCRSWDGLFKFSCRTASSSVPRAIQEGLSVVHVKHSAVYMSIPGSLTVLSSRLALVALPHCEIHVDNKLSDIRCQMERGERVRGGLLTYLFLSQELTLEEIYANMTEMLLAGVDTTSFTLSWAVYLLARHPEVQQALYREIVRNLGERHVPTAADVPKVPLVRALLKETLRLFPVLPGNGRVTQEDLIVGGYLIPRGTQLALCHYATSYEDANFPRAKEFRPERWLRQGSLRRVDNFGSIPFGYGARSCIGRRIAELEIHLLVIQLLQHFEIKTSPWTKTVHAKTHGLLMPGEPIHVRFVNRK from the exons ATGGGGTCCTGGCAGGAGTACCGAGACCTGCGGGGCAGATCCACTGGCCTTATCTCTGC GGAGGGTGAACAGTGGCTCAAGATGAGAAGTGTGTTGAGACAAAGAATTCTGAAACCGAAAGATGTGGCCATTTTTGCAGGAGAAATCAACCAAGTTATTGCTGATTTAATTGAAAGAATCTACTTCCTCAAGAGCCAGGCGGAAGATGGAGATACAGTGACCAACATCAATGACCTTTTCTTCAAATACTCAATggaag GCGTGGCCACCATTCTTTATGAGAGTCGCCTGGGCTGCCTGGGGAACAGCATCCCGCAGTTGACCGCGGACTACATCGAGGCCCTGGCGCTCATGTTCTGCACGTTCAAGACCTCCATGTATGCCGGCGCCATCCCTAGGTGGCTCCGCCTGCTCATCCCCAAACCCTGGCAGGAATTCTGCAGGTCCTGGGATGGACTCTTCAAATTCA GCTGCCGCACGGCCTCGAGCAGCGTTCCACGTGCTATACAAGAAGGCTTGTCGGTTGTCCATGTTAAACACAGCgctgtgtacatgtccatccccggCTCCCTAACTGTCCTATCCTCCCGTCTTGCCCTAGTCGCCCTCCCCCACT GCGAAATTCATGTTGACAACAAGCTGAGCGACATACGGTGCCAGATGGAAAGAGGGGAGAGAGTGAGAGGAGGGCTGCTCACCTACCTCTTCCTCAGCCAGGAACTGACCCTGGAGGAAATCTATGCCAACATGACTGAGATGCTGCTGGCCGGTGTAGACACG ACATCATTCACCTTGTCCTGGGCAGTGTATCTCCTCGCAAGGCACCCAGAAGTGCAGCAGGCCCTGTACCGGGAGATCGTGAGGAATCTGGGGGAAAGGCACGTCCCCACGGCCGCAGACGTCCCCAAAGTCCCGCTGGTCCGAGCTCTGCTTAAGGAAACCTTGAG GCTGTTTCCAGTGCTGCCAGGGAACGGCCGGGTCACCCAAGAGGACCTGATTGTTGGCGGGTATCTGATTCCCAGAGGC ACCCAGCTGGCCCTCTGCCACTATGCCACATCCTATGAGGACGCAAACTTCCCTCGGGCCAAGGAGTTCCGGCCTGAGCGCTGGCTGCGGCAAGGAAGCCTGCGCAGGGTTGACAACTTCGGGTCCATCCCCTTCGGCTATGGGGCTCGAAGCTGCATCGGGCGGAGGATTGCAGAGCTAGAGATCCACCTGCTCGTGATCCAG ctGCTTCAACATTTTGAGATCAAAACGTCTCCTTGGACTAAAACTGTTCATGCAAAAACCCATGGGCTGCTGATGCCAGGGGAGCCCATCCACGTGCGTTTTGTTAACCGAAAATGA
- the CYP27C1 gene encoding cytochrome P450 27C1 isoform X6: MALLERILKARPSPAAARGGLLGGWDAGQPRLAGSGLPARARAEDKGAGRPGPSQAGGRAEGPRSLAAMPGPRTLANLVEFFGKDGFSRIHEIQQKHTREYGKIFKSHFGPQFVVSVADRELVAQVLRTEGASPQRANMGSWQEYRDLRGRSTGLISAEGEQWLKMRSVLRQRILKPKDVAIFAGEINQVIADLIERIYFLKSQAEDGDTVTNINDLFFKYSMEGVATILYESRLGCLGNSIPQLTADYIEALALMFCTFKTSMYAGAIPRWLRLLIPKPWQEFCRSWDGLFKFSEIHVDNKLSDIRCQMERGERVRGGLLTYLFLSQELTLEEIYANMTEMLLAGVDTTSFTLSWAVYLLARHPEVQQALYREIVRNLGERHVPTAADVPKVPLVRALLKETLRLFPVLPGNGRVTQEDLIVGGPSWPSATMPHPMRTQTSLGPRSSGLSAGCGKEACAGLTTSGPSPSAMGLEAASGGGLQS, translated from the exons ATGGCTCTGCTGGAGCGGATCCTGAAAGCCCGTCCGAGCCCGGCGGCCGCGCGGGGCGGGCTTCTGGGCGGCTGGGACGCTGGGCAGCCCCGGCTGGCCGGCTCCGGGCTGCCGGCGCGGGCGCGCGCCGAGGACAAAGGAGCGGGGCGGCCAGGGCCGTCGCAGGCCGGGGGCCGGGCAGAGGGGCCCCGGAGCCTCGCCGCCATGCCGGGGCCCCGGACGCTCGCCAACCTGGTGGAGTTCTTCGGGAAGGACGGCTTCAGCCGCATCCACGAGATCCAG CAGAAGCACACACGGGAATATGGAAAAATCTTCAAGTCTCACTTTGGTCCTCAGTTTGTAGTATCTGTTGCAGACCGAGAGCTGGTGGCTCAGGTGCTCCGCACGGAGGGGGCTTCGCCCCAGAGAGCCAACATGGGGTCCTGGCAGGAGTACCGAGACCTGCGGGGCAGATCCACTGGCCTTATCTCTGC GGAGGGTGAACAGTGGCTCAAGATGAGAAGTGTGTTGAGACAAAGAATTCTGAAACCGAAAGATGTGGCCATTTTTGCAGGAGAAATCAACCAAGTTATTGCTGATTTAATTGAAAGAATCTACTTCCTCAAGAGCCAGGCGGAAGATGGAGATACAGTGACCAACATCAATGACCTTTTCTTCAAATACTCAATggaag GCGTGGCCACCATTCTTTATGAGAGTCGCCTGGGCTGCCTGGGGAACAGCATCCCGCAGTTGACCGCGGACTACATCGAGGCCCTGGCGCTCATGTTCTGCACGTTCAAGACCTCCATGTATGCCGGCGCCATCCCTAGGTGGCTCCGCCTGCTCATCCCCAAACCCTGGCAGGAATTCTGCAGGTCCTGGGATGGACTCTTCAAATTCA GCGAAATTCATGTTGACAACAAGCTGAGCGACATACGGTGCCAGATGGAAAGAGGGGAGAGAGTGAGAGGAGGGCTGCTCACCTACCTCTTCCTCAGCCAGGAACTGACCCTGGAGGAAATCTATGCCAACATGACTGAGATGCTGCTGGCCGGTGTAGACACG ACATCATTCACCTTGTCCTGGGCAGTGTATCTCCTCGCAAGGCACCCAGAAGTGCAGCAGGCCCTGTACCGGGAGATCGTGAGGAATCTGGGGGAAAGGCACGTCCCCACGGCCGCAGACGTCCCCAAAGTCCCGCTGGTCCGAGCTCTGCTTAAGGAAACCTTGAG GCTGTTTCCAGTGCTGCCAGGGAACGGCCGGGTCACCCAAGAGGACCTGATTGTTGGCGG ACCCAGCTGGCCCTCTGCCACTATGCCACATCCTATGAGGACGCAAACTTCCCTCGGGCCAAGGAGTTCCGGCCTGAGCGCTGGCTGCGGCAAGGAAGCCTGCGCAGGGTTGACAACTTCGGGTCCATCCCCTTCGGCTATGGGGCTCGAAGCTGCATCGGGCGGAGGATTGCAGAGCTAG
- the CYP27C1 gene encoding cytochrome P450 27C1 isoform X2 translates to MALLERILKARPSPAAARGGLLGGWDAGQPRLAGSGLPARARAEDKGAGRPGPSQAGGRAEGPRSLAAMPGPRTLANLVEFFGKDGFSRIHEIQQKHTREYGKIFKSHFGPQFVVSVADRELVAQVLRTEGASPQRANMGSWQEYRDLRGRSTGLISAEGEQWLKMRSVLRQRILKPKDVAIFAGEINQVIADLIERIYFLKSQAEDGDTVTNINDLFFKYSMEGVATILYESRLGCLGNSIPQLTADYIEALALMFCTFKTSMYAGAIPRWLRLLIPKPWQEFCRSWDGLFKFSEIHVDNKLSDIRCQMERGERVRGGLLTYLFLSQELTLEEIYANMTEMLLAGVDTTSFTLSWAVYLLARHPEVQQALYREIVRNLGERHVPTAADVPKVPLVRALLKETLRLFPVLPGNGRVTQEDLIVGGYLIPRGTQLALCHYATSYEDANFPRAKEFRPERWLRQGSLRRVDNFGSIPFGYGARSCIGRRIAELEIHLLVIQLLQHFEIKTSPWTKTVHAKTHGLLMPGEPIHVRFVNRK, encoded by the exons ATGGCTCTGCTGGAGCGGATCCTGAAAGCCCGTCCGAGCCCGGCGGCCGCGCGGGGCGGGCTTCTGGGCGGCTGGGACGCTGGGCAGCCCCGGCTGGCCGGCTCCGGGCTGCCGGCGCGGGCGCGCGCCGAGGACAAAGGAGCGGGGCGGCCAGGGCCGTCGCAGGCCGGGGGCCGGGCAGAGGGGCCCCGGAGCCTCGCCGCCATGCCGGGGCCCCGGACGCTCGCCAACCTGGTGGAGTTCTTCGGGAAGGACGGCTTCAGCCGCATCCACGAGATCCAG CAGAAGCACACACGGGAATATGGAAAAATCTTCAAGTCTCACTTTGGTCCTCAGTTTGTAGTATCTGTTGCAGACCGAGAGCTGGTGGCTCAGGTGCTCCGCACGGAGGGGGCTTCGCCCCAGAGAGCCAACATGGGGTCCTGGCAGGAGTACCGAGACCTGCGGGGCAGATCCACTGGCCTTATCTCTGC GGAGGGTGAACAGTGGCTCAAGATGAGAAGTGTGTTGAGACAAAGAATTCTGAAACCGAAAGATGTGGCCATTTTTGCAGGAGAAATCAACCAAGTTATTGCTGATTTAATTGAAAGAATCTACTTCCTCAAGAGCCAGGCGGAAGATGGAGATACAGTGACCAACATCAATGACCTTTTCTTCAAATACTCAATggaag GCGTGGCCACCATTCTTTATGAGAGTCGCCTGGGCTGCCTGGGGAACAGCATCCCGCAGTTGACCGCGGACTACATCGAGGCCCTGGCGCTCATGTTCTGCACGTTCAAGACCTCCATGTATGCCGGCGCCATCCCTAGGTGGCTCCGCCTGCTCATCCCCAAACCCTGGCAGGAATTCTGCAGGTCCTGGGATGGACTCTTCAAATTCA GCGAAATTCATGTTGACAACAAGCTGAGCGACATACGGTGCCAGATGGAAAGAGGGGAGAGAGTGAGAGGAGGGCTGCTCACCTACCTCTTCCTCAGCCAGGAACTGACCCTGGAGGAAATCTATGCCAACATGACTGAGATGCTGCTGGCCGGTGTAGACACG ACATCATTCACCTTGTCCTGGGCAGTGTATCTCCTCGCAAGGCACCCAGAAGTGCAGCAGGCCCTGTACCGGGAGATCGTGAGGAATCTGGGGGAAAGGCACGTCCCCACGGCCGCAGACGTCCCCAAAGTCCCGCTGGTCCGAGCTCTGCTTAAGGAAACCTTGAG GCTGTTTCCAGTGCTGCCAGGGAACGGCCGGGTCACCCAAGAGGACCTGATTGTTGGCGGGTATCTGATTCCCAGAGGC ACCCAGCTGGCCCTCTGCCACTATGCCACATCCTATGAGGACGCAAACTTCCCTCGGGCCAAGGAGTTCCGGCCTGAGCGCTGGCTGCGGCAAGGAAGCCTGCGCAGGGTTGACAACTTCGGGTCCATCCCCTTCGGCTATGGGGCTCGAAGCTGCATCGGGCGGAGGATTGCAGAGCTAGAGATCCACCTGCTCGTGATCCAG ctGCTTCAACATTTTGAGATCAAAACGTCTCCTTGGACTAAAACTGTTCATGCAAAAACCCATGGGCTGCTGATGCCAGGGGAGCCCATCCACGTGCGTTTTGTTAACCGAAAATGA
- the CYP27C1 gene encoding cytochrome P450 27C1 isoform X5 yields the protein MALLERILKARPSPAAARGGLLGGWDAGQPRLAGSGLPARARAEDKGAGRPGPSQAGGRAEGPRSLAAMPGPRTLANLVEFFGKDGFSRIHEIQTESWWLRCSARRGLRPREPTWGPGRSTETCGADPLALSLREINQVIADLIERIYFLKSQAEDGDTVTNINDLFFKYSMEGVATILYESRLGCLGNSIPQLTADYIEALALMFCTFKTSMYAGAIPRWLRLLIPKPWQEFCRSWDGLFKFSEIHVDNKLSDIRCQMERGERVRGGLLTYLFLSQELTLEEIYANMTEMLLAGVDTTSFTLSWAVYLLARHPEVQQALYREIVRNLGERHVPTAADVPKVPLVRALLKETLRLFPVLPGNGRVTQEDLIVGGYLIPRGTQLALCHYATSYEDANFPRAKEFRPERWLRQGSLRRVDNFGSIPFGYGARSCIGRRIAELEIHLLVIQLLQHFEIKTSPWTKTVHAKTHGLLMPGEPIHVRFVNRK from the exons ATGGCTCTGCTGGAGCGGATCCTGAAAGCCCGTCCGAGCCCGGCGGCCGCGCGGGGCGGGCTTCTGGGCGGCTGGGACGCTGGGCAGCCCCGGCTGGCCGGCTCCGGGCTGCCGGCGCGGGCGCGCGCCGAGGACAAAGGAGCGGGGCGGCCAGGGCCGTCGCAGGCCGGGGGCCGGGCAGAGGGGCCCCGGAGCCTCGCCGCCATGCCGGGGCCCCGGACGCTCGCCAACCTGGTGGAGTTCTTCGGGAAGGACGGCTTCAGCCGCATCCACGAGATCCAG ACCGAGAGCTGGTGGCTCAGGTGCTCCGCACGGAGGGGGCTTCGCCCCAGAGAGCCAACATGGGGTCCTGGCAGGAGTACCGAGACCTGCGGGGCAGATCCACTGGCCTTATCTCTGC GAGAAATCAACCAAGTTATTGCTGATTTAATTGAAAGAATCTACTTCCTCAAGAGCCAGGCGGAAGATGGAGATACAGTGACCAACATCAATGACCTTTTCTTCAAATACTCAATggaag GCGTGGCCACCATTCTTTATGAGAGTCGCCTGGGCTGCCTGGGGAACAGCATCCCGCAGTTGACCGCGGACTACATCGAGGCCCTGGCGCTCATGTTCTGCACGTTCAAGACCTCCATGTATGCCGGCGCCATCCCTAGGTGGCTCCGCCTGCTCATCCCCAAACCCTGGCAGGAATTCTGCAGGTCCTGGGATGGACTCTTCAAATTCA GCGAAATTCATGTTGACAACAAGCTGAGCGACATACGGTGCCAGATGGAAAGAGGGGAGAGAGTGAGAGGAGGGCTGCTCACCTACCTCTTCCTCAGCCAGGAACTGACCCTGGAGGAAATCTATGCCAACATGACTGAGATGCTGCTGGCCGGTGTAGACACG ACATCATTCACCTTGTCCTGGGCAGTGTATCTCCTCGCAAGGCACCCAGAAGTGCAGCAGGCCCTGTACCGGGAGATCGTGAGGAATCTGGGGGAAAGGCACGTCCCCACGGCCGCAGACGTCCCCAAAGTCCCGCTGGTCCGAGCTCTGCTTAAGGAAACCTTGAG GCTGTTTCCAGTGCTGCCAGGGAACGGCCGGGTCACCCAAGAGGACCTGATTGTTGGCGGGTATCTGATTCCCAGAGGC ACCCAGCTGGCCCTCTGCCACTATGCCACATCCTATGAGGACGCAAACTTCCCTCGGGCCAAGGAGTTCCGGCCTGAGCGCTGGCTGCGGCAAGGAAGCCTGCGCAGGGTTGACAACTTCGGGTCCATCCCCTTCGGCTATGGGGCTCGAAGCTGCATCGGGCGGAGGATTGCAGAGCTAGAGATCCACCTGCTCGTGATCCAG ctGCTTCAACATTTTGAGATCAAAACGTCTCCTTGGACTAAAACTGTTCATGCAAAAACCCATGGGCTGCTGATGCCAGGGGAGCCCATCCACGTGCGTTTTGTTAACCGAAAATGA
- the CYP27C1 gene encoding cytochrome P450 27C1 isoform X3 — translation MALLERILKARPSPAAARGGLLGGWDAGQPRLAGSGLPARARAEDKGAGRPGPSQAGGRAEGPRSLAAMPGPRTLANLVEFFGKDGFSRIHEIQTESWWLRCSARRGLRPREPTWGPGRSTETCGADPLALSLREINQVIADLIERIYFLKSQAEDGDTVTNINDLFFKYSMEGVATILYESRLGCLGNSIPQLTADYIEALALMFCTFKTSMYAGAIPRWLRLLIPKPWQEFCRSWDGLFKFSCRTASSSVPRAIQEGLSVVHVKHSAVYMSIPGSLTVLSSRLALVALPHCEIHVDNKLSDIRCQMERGERVRGGLLTYLFLSQELTLEEIYANMTEMLLAGVDTTSFTLSWAVYLLARHPEVQQALYREIVRNLGERHVPTAADVPKVPLVRALLKETLRLFPVLPGNGRVTQEDLIVGGYLIPRGTQLALCHYATSYEDANFPRAKEFRPERWLRQGSLRRVDNFGSIPFGYGARSCIGRRIAELEIHLLVIQLLQHFEIKTSPWTKTVHAKTHGLLMPGEPIHVRFVNRK, via the exons ATGGCTCTGCTGGAGCGGATCCTGAAAGCCCGTCCGAGCCCGGCGGCCGCGCGGGGCGGGCTTCTGGGCGGCTGGGACGCTGGGCAGCCCCGGCTGGCCGGCTCCGGGCTGCCGGCGCGGGCGCGCGCCGAGGACAAAGGAGCGGGGCGGCCAGGGCCGTCGCAGGCCGGGGGCCGGGCAGAGGGGCCCCGGAGCCTCGCCGCCATGCCGGGGCCCCGGACGCTCGCCAACCTGGTGGAGTTCTTCGGGAAGGACGGCTTCAGCCGCATCCACGAGATCCAG ACCGAGAGCTGGTGGCTCAGGTGCTCCGCACGGAGGGGGCTTCGCCCCAGAGAGCCAACATGGGGTCCTGGCAGGAGTACCGAGACCTGCGGGGCAGATCCACTGGCCTTATCTCTGC GAGAAATCAACCAAGTTATTGCTGATTTAATTGAAAGAATCTACTTCCTCAAGAGCCAGGCGGAAGATGGAGATACAGTGACCAACATCAATGACCTTTTCTTCAAATACTCAATggaag GCGTGGCCACCATTCTTTATGAGAGTCGCCTGGGCTGCCTGGGGAACAGCATCCCGCAGTTGACCGCGGACTACATCGAGGCCCTGGCGCTCATGTTCTGCACGTTCAAGACCTCCATGTATGCCGGCGCCATCCCTAGGTGGCTCCGCCTGCTCATCCCCAAACCCTGGCAGGAATTCTGCAGGTCCTGGGATGGACTCTTCAAATTCA GCTGCCGCACGGCCTCGAGCAGCGTTCCACGTGCTATACAAGAAGGCTTGTCGGTTGTCCATGTTAAACACAGCgctgtgtacatgtccatccccggCTCCCTAACTGTCCTATCCTCCCGTCTTGCCCTAGTCGCCCTCCCCCACT GCGAAATTCATGTTGACAACAAGCTGAGCGACATACGGTGCCAGATGGAAAGAGGGGAGAGAGTGAGAGGAGGGCTGCTCACCTACCTCTTCCTCAGCCAGGAACTGACCCTGGAGGAAATCTATGCCAACATGACTGAGATGCTGCTGGCCGGTGTAGACACG ACATCATTCACCTTGTCCTGGGCAGTGTATCTCCTCGCAAGGCACCCAGAAGTGCAGCAGGCCCTGTACCGGGAGATCGTGAGGAATCTGGGGGAAAGGCACGTCCCCACGGCCGCAGACGTCCCCAAAGTCCCGCTGGTCCGAGCTCTGCTTAAGGAAACCTTGAG GCTGTTTCCAGTGCTGCCAGGGAACGGCCGGGTCACCCAAGAGGACCTGATTGTTGGCGGGTATCTGATTCCCAGAGGC ACCCAGCTGGCCCTCTGCCACTATGCCACATCCTATGAGGACGCAAACTTCCCTCGGGCCAAGGAGTTCCGGCCTGAGCGCTGGCTGCGGCAAGGAAGCCTGCGCAGGGTTGACAACTTCGGGTCCATCCCCTTCGGCTATGGGGCTCGAAGCTGCATCGGGCGGAGGATTGCAGAGCTAGAGATCCACCTGCTCGTGATCCAG ctGCTTCAACATTTTGAGATCAAAACGTCTCCTTGGACTAAAACTGTTCATGCAAAAACCCATGGGCTGCTGATGCCAGGGGAGCCCATCCACGTGCGTTTTGTTAACCGAAAATGA
- the CYP27C1 gene encoding cytochrome P450 27C1 isoform X4: MALLERILKARPSPAAARGGLLGGWDAGQPRLAGSGLPARARAEDKGAGRPGPSQAGGRAEGPRSLAAMPGPRTLANLVEFFGKDGFSRIHEIQQKHTREYGKIFKSHFGPQFVVSVADRELVAQVLRTEGASPQRANMGSWQEYRDLRGRSTGLISAEGEQWLKMRSVLRQRILKPKDVAIFAGEINQVIADLIERIYFLKSQAEDGDTVTNINDLFFKYSMEGVATILYESRLGCLGNSIPQLTADYIEALALMFCTFKTSMYAGAIPRWLRLLIPKPWQEFCRSWDGLFKFSCRTASSSVPRAIQEGLSVVHVKHSAVYMSIPGSLTVLSSRLALVALPHCEIHVDNKLSDIRCQMERGERVRGGLLTYLFLSQELTLEEIYANMTEMLLAGVDTTSFTLSWAVYLLARHPEVQQALYREIVRNLGERHVPTAADVPKVPLVRALLKETLRLFPVLPGNGRVTQEDLIVGGPSWPSATMPHPMRTQTSLGPRSSGLSAGCGKEACAGLTTSGPSPSAMGLEAASGGGLQS; encoded by the exons ATGGCTCTGCTGGAGCGGATCCTGAAAGCCCGTCCGAGCCCGGCGGCCGCGCGGGGCGGGCTTCTGGGCGGCTGGGACGCTGGGCAGCCCCGGCTGGCCGGCTCCGGGCTGCCGGCGCGGGCGCGCGCCGAGGACAAAGGAGCGGGGCGGCCAGGGCCGTCGCAGGCCGGGGGCCGGGCAGAGGGGCCCCGGAGCCTCGCCGCCATGCCGGGGCCCCGGACGCTCGCCAACCTGGTGGAGTTCTTCGGGAAGGACGGCTTCAGCCGCATCCACGAGATCCAG CAGAAGCACACACGGGAATATGGAAAAATCTTCAAGTCTCACTTTGGTCCTCAGTTTGTAGTATCTGTTGCAGACCGAGAGCTGGTGGCTCAGGTGCTCCGCACGGAGGGGGCTTCGCCCCAGAGAGCCAACATGGGGTCCTGGCAGGAGTACCGAGACCTGCGGGGCAGATCCACTGGCCTTATCTCTGC GGAGGGTGAACAGTGGCTCAAGATGAGAAGTGTGTTGAGACAAAGAATTCTGAAACCGAAAGATGTGGCCATTTTTGCAGGAGAAATCAACCAAGTTATTGCTGATTTAATTGAAAGAATCTACTTCCTCAAGAGCCAGGCGGAAGATGGAGATACAGTGACCAACATCAATGACCTTTTCTTCAAATACTCAATggaag GCGTGGCCACCATTCTTTATGAGAGTCGCCTGGGCTGCCTGGGGAACAGCATCCCGCAGTTGACCGCGGACTACATCGAGGCCCTGGCGCTCATGTTCTGCACGTTCAAGACCTCCATGTATGCCGGCGCCATCCCTAGGTGGCTCCGCCTGCTCATCCCCAAACCCTGGCAGGAATTCTGCAGGTCCTGGGATGGACTCTTCAAATTCA GCTGCCGCACGGCCTCGAGCAGCGTTCCACGTGCTATACAAGAAGGCTTGTCGGTTGTCCATGTTAAACACAGCgctgtgtacatgtccatccccggCTCCCTAACTGTCCTATCCTCCCGTCTTGCCCTAGTCGCCCTCCCCCACT GCGAAATTCATGTTGACAACAAGCTGAGCGACATACGGTGCCAGATGGAAAGAGGGGAGAGAGTGAGAGGAGGGCTGCTCACCTACCTCTTCCTCAGCCAGGAACTGACCCTGGAGGAAATCTATGCCAACATGACTGAGATGCTGCTGGCCGGTGTAGACACG ACATCATTCACCTTGTCCTGGGCAGTGTATCTCCTCGCAAGGCACCCAGAAGTGCAGCAGGCCCTGTACCGGGAGATCGTGAGGAATCTGGGGGAAAGGCACGTCCCCACGGCCGCAGACGTCCCCAAAGTCCCGCTGGTCCGAGCTCTGCTTAAGGAAACCTTGAG GCTGTTTCCAGTGCTGCCAGGGAACGGCCGGGTCACCCAAGAGGACCTGATTGTTGGCGG ACCCAGCTGGCCCTCTGCCACTATGCCACATCCTATGAGGACGCAAACTTCCCTCGGGCCAAGGAGTTCCGGCCTGAGCGCTGGCTGCGGCAAGGAAGCCTGCGCAGGGTTGACAACTTCGGGTCCATCCCCTTCGGCTATGGGGCTCGAAGCTGCATCGGGCGGAGGATTGCAGAGCTAG